One genomic segment of Chitinophaga sancti includes these proteins:
- a CDS encoding RagB/SusD family nutrient uptake outer membrane protein, translated as MIRNIKSIISIYLCLLLVAGCKKFADVDVPSNQLSSGNVFSTNSTVKAAISGMFVTLSTSDSYELQLGLSSYTGMSADELDFNSTSDTYDPFVNNAIGSDNTSIQNLWTDLYEVNYQANSIIEGITNSTATLTDSIKQDALAESKFVRAFCHFYLVNLWGSVPLVTTTNVTVTKNIARSSTDTVYQQIIADLESAAANLNKNYTFSGGKRIMPNKYAAMALLARVHLYLGNWQKAANYSDSVINHSNGLYSLLSSANIGTIMTANNSEAIWQLSSSGTTGYTMEGQYYLIISPTPSYLVSDHLLAAFETGDLRLSNWIGSVTVDNVTYYYPYKYKLKATNTTSLAENATYLRLAEQYLIRAEANMELGNTADAITDINIIRNRAGLNNTTATSKEEVRLAIEKERQTELFTEYGQRWMDLRRTGRIDAVLGAEKSNWTADAALFPIPLNELYNDIHLTQNPGY; from the coding sequence ATGATCCGCAATATAAAATCTATCATATCAATATATCTTTGCCTTCTTTTAGTGGCAGGCTGTAAAAAATTCGCTGATGTAGACGTTCCGTCCAATCAGCTAAGTTCAGGGAATGTATTTTCAACGAATTCGACTGTGAAAGCTGCCATAAGTGGCATGTTCGTGACACTCTCTACCTCTGATTCGTATGAACTACAACTGGGGCTCTCTTCATATACAGGCATGTCAGCCGACGAACTGGATTTCAACAGTACGTCAGATACCTATGATCCATTTGTCAACAATGCAATTGGCTCCGATAATACCAGTATCCAAAATCTGTGGACGGACTTGTATGAAGTCAACTACCAGGCCAATAGCATCATTGAAGGAATTACTAACAGCACGGCTACACTCACAGATTCAATCAAACAGGATGCACTGGCCGAAAGTAAATTTGTAAGAGCCTTTTGTCATTTCTACCTGGTGAATTTATGGGGAAGTGTTCCATTGGTAACTACTACCAACGTGACAGTGACAAAGAACATTGCAAGAAGCAGCACTGATACTGTATACCAACAAATCATTGCTGACCTGGAGAGTGCTGCTGCCAACCTGAATAAGAACTATACCTTCTCCGGCGGAAAACGTATCATGCCTAACAAATATGCGGCGATGGCCTTACTGGCCAGGGTACACCTCTATCTTGGTAACTGGCAAAAAGCGGCTAACTATTCCGATTCTGTTATAAATCATAGTAACGGACTTTATAGCCTGCTCTCTTCTGCCAATATAGGCACTATTATGACGGCGAATAACAGTGAAGCAATCTGGCAACTGTCATCCAGCGGTACTACCGGGTATACAATGGAAGGTCAATATTATCTCATTATCAGTCCTACTCCGTCTTACCTGGTCTCTGACCATCTCTTAGCTGCATTTGAAACCGGTGACCTCCGGTTATCCAACTGGATAGGGAGTGTAACGGTTGATAACGTGACCTATTACTATCCTTATAAGTACAAATTGAAAGCAACCAATACTACCTCCCTGGCAGAAAATGCCACCTACCTCCGGCTGGCAGAGCAATACCTGATCCGTGCAGAGGCTAACATGGAATTAGGAAATACGGCAGATGCCATTACGGACATCAATATCATCCGTAACAGGGCCGGGTTGAATAATACCACTGCTACTTCAAAGGAAGAAGTCAGACTTGCTATTGAAAAGGAAAGACAAACTGAATTATTTACAGAATATGGTCAACGGTGGATGGATCTGAGACGCACCGGGAGAATAGATGCTGTACTGGGAGCAGAAAAAAGTAACTGGACTGCAGATGCTGCCCTGTTTCCTATTCCCCTGAATGAATTGTATAATGATATTCATCTTACCCAAAATCCAGGCTACTAA
- a CDS encoding AhpC/TSA family protein, producing MRTYKWLAILCLTGHIANAQVGRYEVEGTLTSKDNATKIYVTPLSITGGGFGYQGIMDSAVVMDGHFRLTGTIDGPKYVQLTLVTAGVVIESRATERRNILRMFLTPGKTRILGDSIFSRSQVAGSALNDEYKMLITMSGHYDAILRPLHDHYYDALYHADIPVMKHYNDSLNTIKLQRMQAFAGFVSAHNNSPAAILAASLLSEPGNIDTLFSAALAHSPDGLAYSKKQEAHRPKMKTGEKVPDFTLTGADGKKVSLSGYAGKYVLIDCWASWCGPCRNEIPFMKKLDAMIKGSSFQLLPISVDTKKEDWMKAINEEQISGWTNISDLKGMKGIVPTLYGVQSIPHNFLVGPDGRLLAENVHGIALLDLLAKYLPVNDKQ from the coding sequence ATGAGGACATATAAATGGCTGGCCATACTCTGCCTGACAGGCCACATAGCCAATGCACAGGTGGGTCGTTATGAGGTTGAGGGTACACTAACCAGCAAGGATAATGCGACTAAAATATATGTGACGCCACTATCTATCACTGGCGGAGGATTTGGGTATCAAGGGATCATGGATAGTGCTGTTGTAATGGATGGACATTTCCGGCTTACCGGTACCATAGACGGTCCTAAATATGTGCAGCTGACATTGGTGACGGCAGGAGTTGTGATTGAAAGCCGCGCTACTGAACGCAGGAATATACTTAGGATGTTCCTCACACCGGGTAAAACGAGGATTTTGGGAGATAGTATCTTCTCCCGTTCCCAGGTGGCCGGTAGTGCTTTGAATGACGAATACAAGATGTTGATCACTATGTCCGGGCATTATGATGCTATTTTGAGGCCACTGCATGATCACTATTATGATGCGCTGTATCATGCAGATATACCGGTGATGAAGCATTACAACGATTCGCTAAATACAATAAAACTTCAGCGAATGCAGGCATTTGCCGGGTTTGTAAGTGCGCATAACAATTCTCCTGCCGCCATACTTGCAGCATCGTTGTTGTCCGAACCAGGCAATATTGATACGCTGTTCTCTGCTGCACTTGCCCACTCTCCTGATGGCCTGGCCTATTCCAAAAAACAGGAAGCTCATCGCCCCAAAATGAAAACAGGAGAAAAGGTACCTGATTTTACTTTAACAGGTGCAGACGGGAAGAAAGTAAGTCTGTCTGGCTATGCCGGAAAATATGTACTCATTGATTGCTGGGCCAGTTGGTGTGGACCCTGCCGTAATGAGATTCCTTTTATGAAGAAGCTGGATGCTATGATAAAAGGATCATCCTTTCAGTTATTGCCGATATCAGTAGATACAAAAAAAGAGGACTGGATGAAAGCTATCAATGAGGAACAAATCAGCGGTTGGACCAATATTTCTGATCTGAAGGGCATGAAAGGAATTGTTCCTACCTTATATGGTGTTCAATCCATTCCGCATAATTTCCTGGTAGGGCCTGATGGTAGGTTGCTGGCAGAAAATGTGCATGGAATAGCACTGTTAGACCTGCTTGCTAAATATTTACCGGTTAATGATAAACAATAG
- a CDS encoding spondin domain-containing protein: protein MKQNILKPLTALFVIVFLAACSKDKEIKQQSNTITIENVLDSKPLVESGTFKGTGTPPVILPGQSVSFTFSAAKNQRLTFATMYGWSNDLFFAPENPGIKLYNDDGTPITGDVSTQIKLWDNGTRVNQAPGMNVTHPGTAVTSPQNIKEVMSTDDYGNTYLPASSLIKVSLAYSGNSTFTATIMNTSGGTSNETPFSPGVWAISYVAGGNLLLPEPIYSANKPTANGLTDIAEMGDNTALSTYLTGNTGIFTPLSPVLVVVYDGSENPFYKVGENDRAEGLKDLAQKGSADALAAVLKTKAGVKNVYVLPAPTSTVLLPKINGADGGKVSQLLNIVAGDRIAIATMYGFSNDWFFATTGNGIDATQKGDVSGSVGLFDDGTAINQFPGAGITQFNLAGTPLQENIPIQAVPNPNSFTTLPELTKIIKVTLQ from the coding sequence ATGAAACAGAACATCCTAAAACCATTAACAGCATTATTTGTAATTGTATTTCTGGCAGCCTGCAGCAAAGACAAGGAAATAAAACAACAATCTAACACCATTACAATAGAGAATGTACTGGATAGCAAACCATTAGTAGAATCAGGCACATTCAAAGGTACAGGAACCCCTCCGGTAATCCTTCCCGGGCAATCAGTATCTTTTACTTTCTCGGCAGCAAAGAACCAACGGCTTACTTTTGCGACTATGTATGGCTGGAGTAACGACCTGTTTTTTGCACCGGAGAACCCGGGTATTAAATTGTATAATGATGACGGTACCCCCATCACCGGCGATGTATCGACCCAGATCAAGTTGTGGGATAATGGTACCCGCGTTAACCAGGCGCCGGGAATGAATGTTACGCATCCCGGAACTGCAGTAACTTCACCACAAAACATTAAAGAAGTAATGAGTACCGATGATTACGGTAATACATATCTACCGGCTTCCAGCCTGATCAAAGTATCATTGGCCTACAGCGGTAACTCTACATTTACGGCTACGATTATGAACACCTCAGGCGGTACGTCCAACGAAACTCCCTTTAGCCCGGGCGTTTGGGCCATATCTTATGTAGCTGGCGGCAATTTGTTACTTCCCGAGCCCATCTATTCAGCAAATAAACCAACAGCAAACGGCCTGACGGATATTGCAGAAATGGGAGACAATACAGCCTTAAGCACTTATCTTACTGGCAATACAGGGATCTTTACTCCTTTGTCTCCCGTATTGGTAGTCGTATACGATGGCAGTGAAAATCCATTTTATAAAGTGGGTGAAAATGATCGTGCTGAAGGGCTGAAAGACCTGGCGCAAAAAGGAAGCGCAGATGCATTGGCTGCCGTGCTGAAAACGAAGGCAGGGGTGAAGAATGTATATGTATTGCCTGCGCCCACCAGCACGGTTTTACTACCCAAAATTAACGGCGCAGATGGCGGTAAAGTATCTCAGTTGCTTAATATAGTAGCAGGTGACAGGATTGCCATAGCCACCATGTACGGATTCTCCAATGATTGGTTTTTTGCCACAACGGGCAATGGTATAGACGCTACACAGAAAGGTGACGTATCAGGTTCTGTTGGTTTATTTGATGATGGAACGGCGATCAACCAGTTTCCAGGAGCTGGCATTACCCAGTTCAACCTTGCGGGTACGCCATTGCAGGAAAACATTCCTATACAGGCAGTACCGAATCCTAATAGTTTTACCACTTTACCCGAACTTACTAAAATTATCAAAGTAACCTTGCAATAA